A single Brassica rapa cultivar Chiifu-401-42 chromosome A04, CAAS_Brap_v3.01, whole genome shotgun sequence DNA region contains:
- the LOC103865257 gene encoding probable folate-biopterin transporter 9, chloroplastic isoform X2, with translation MFCTSMVLVEFLTSPLEVSLAWGSLAIFPGSREALPSLLGLALLSNLGASVTEVAQDALVAEYGLRYQMNGLQSYALMASAVGGILGNLLGGYCLVKTPPRILFLAFTALLSLQLTVSLSSKEESFGLARIRETSLKKQFNDLMGVIQGDEVSQPLTWIIASIAMVPLLSGSVFCYQTQVLNLDPWVIGMSKVIGQLMLLCLTVVYDRYLKKTLPMRPLVHIVQLLYALSLLFDYILVKQINVTLGISNKAFVLCFSSVAEILAQFKILPFSVLLANMCPGGCEGTITSFLASALCLSSIVSGFAGVGMANAIGVTCNNYANLPAGILMQSLAAMLPLWFIHYVPMSEPGFEREGKRGLSKRSRRNRRVGRVVGQEIFAYRRERDAEAQT, from the exons ATGTTCTGTACATCGATGGTGCTCGTAGAGTTCCTTACATCTCCATTGGAGGTTA GTTTAGCATGGGGTTCATTAGCAATATTCCCCGGTTCTAGAGAAGCTCTTCCTTCGCTTTTGGGACTTGCTTTGCTTAGTAACCTTGGAGCATCTGTTACTGAAGTTGCACAAGACGCATTAGTAGCTGAGTATGGTTTAAGATACCAAATGAATGGTCTTCAGTCCTATGCCCTCATGGCTTCAGCTGTTGGAGGAATCCTTGGAAACCTTCTTGGTGGATATTGCTTGGTCAAGACACCTCCTAGAATCTTGTTCCTTGCTTTCACAGCTCTCTTGTCTCTTCAGCTCACTGTTTCTCTGTCCTCTAAAGAAGAATCATTTGGCCTAGCAAGGATAAGAGAGACAAGCTTAAAGAAACAGTTTAATGATCTTATGGGAGTTATTCAGGGAGATGAAGTCTCTCAGCCATTAACTTGGATCATAGCTTCCATTGCAATGGTGCCTCTTCTCTCAGGATCTGTCTTCTGCTACCAAACTCAAGTTCTGAATCTTGATCCTTGGGTTATAGGAATGTCAAAGGTTATTGGACAGTTGATGCTTCTATGTTTAACCGTGGTTTACGATCGTTACTTGAAGAAGACGCTTCCCATGAGGCCACTGGTCCATATAGTTCAGCTCCTATATGCATTGTCATTACTCTTTGATTACATTTTGGTGAAGCAAATAAATGTAACGCTTGGAATCTCCAACAAGGCTTTTGTGCTTTGCTTTTCAAGTGTGGCTGAGATTCTTGCACAGTTCAAGATTCTTCCGTTTTCTGTCTTGCTAGCAAACATGTGCCCTGGAGGGTGTGAAGGAACCATCACTTCTTTCCTTGCTTCAGCTCTGTGTTTGTCATCGATAGTTAGCGGGTTTGCTGGAGTTGGGATGGCTAATGCGATCGGTGTAACGTGTAATAACTACGCAAACTTGCCTGCAGGAATCCTGATGCAGTCTTTGGCAGCTATGTTGCCTTTGTGGTTTATTCATTATGTTCCAATGTCAGAGCCTGGGTTTGAGAGAGAAGGTAAGAGAGGTTTGAGTAAGAGAAGTAGGAGGAATAGACGAGTAGGGAGAGTAGTTGGTCAGGAGATTTTCGCTTACCGTCGAGAAAGAGATGCAGAAGCACAAACATAA
- the LOC103865257 gene encoding probable folate-biopterin transporter 9, chloroplastic isoform X1 — MNNPLLLSITNPVKLLKPSTIPYGLNLNTTINKKQQQLTKTIVLNSNTRSRTTTTFTSSLSLVRRRNNNGGGVTGGFDETEVCRRDQGNAVLLCALGYWVQGSRCFPWLALNFHMSHCLHLKPSTLQLVQYTAILPMVAKPLYGVLSDVLYIDGARRVPYISIGVLLQGLAWGSLAIFPGSREALPSLLGLALLSNLGASVTEVAQDALVAEYGLRYQMNGLQSYALMASAVGGILGNLLGGYCLVKTPPRILFLAFTALLSLQLTVSLSSKEESFGLARIRETSLKKQFNDLMGVIQGDEVSQPLTWIIASIAMVPLLSGSVFCYQTQVLNLDPWVIGMSKVIGQLMLLCLTVVYDRYLKKTLPMRPLVHIVQLLYALSLLFDYILVKQINVTLGISNKAFVLCFSSVAEILAQFKILPFSVLLANMCPGGCEGTITSFLASALCLSSIVSGFAGVGMANAIGVTCNNYANLPAGILMQSLAAMLPLWFIHYVPMSEPGFEREGKRGLSKRSRRNRRVGRVVGQEIFAYRRERDAEAQT, encoded by the exons ATGAACAATCCATTATTATTATCCATCACAAACCCAGTAAAGCTCTTGAAACCATCAACAATCCCGTACGGTTTAAACCTAAACACCACCATTAACAAGAAACAGCAGCAGCTAACCAAAACCATTGTCCTAAACTCCAACACCAgatcgagaacaacaacaacattcaCCAGTAGTCTCTCGTTGGTTAGAAGGAGAAACAACAATGGTGGTGGTGTTACTGGAGGCTTTGATGAAACGGAAGTTTGTAGAAGAGATCAAGGAAACGCAGTTTTGTTGTGTGCTTTAGGTTATTGGGTTCAAGGGTCAAGGTGTTTCCCATGGCTTGCACTTAACTTTCACATGTCTCATTGCCTTCATCTCAAGCCATCTACCCTTCAGCTTGTGCAGTACACTGCTATTCTTCCCATGGTGGCTAAGCCTCTCTATGGAGTCCTCTCAGATGTTCTGTACATCGATGGTGCTCGTAGAGTTCCTTACATCTCCATTGGAG TGCTTTTGCAAGGTTTAGCATGGGGTTCATTAGCAATATTCCCCGGTTCTAGAGAAGCTCTTCCTTCGCTTTTGGGACTTGCTTTGCTTAGTAACCTTGGAGCATCTGTTACTGAAGTTGCACAAGACGCATTAGTAGCTGAGTATGGTTTAAGATACCAAATGAATGGTCTTCAGTCCTATGCCCTCATGGCTTCAGCTGTTGGAGGAATCCTTGGAAACCTTCTTGGTGGATATTGCTTGGTCAAGACACCTCCTAGAATCTTGTTCCTTGCTTTCACAGCTCTCTTGTCTCTTCAGCTCACTGTTTCTCTGTCCTCTAAAGAAGAATCATTTGGCCTAGCAAGGATAAGAGAGACAAGCTTAAAGAAACAGTTTAATGATCTTATGGGAGTTATTCAGGGAGATGAAGTCTCTCAGCCATTAACTTGGATCATAGCTTCCATTGCAATGGTGCCTCTTCTCTCAGGATCTGTCTTCTGCTACCAAACTCAAGTTCTGAATCTTGATCCTTGGGTTATAGGAATGTCAAAGGTTATTGGACAGTTGATGCTTCTATGTTTAACCGTGGTTTACGATCGTTACTTGAAGAAGACGCTTCCCATGAGGCCACTGGTCCATATAGTTCAGCTCCTATATGCATTGTCATTACTCTTTGATTACATTTTGGTGAAGCAAATAAATGTAACGCTTGGAATCTCCAACAAGGCTTTTGTGCTTTGCTTTTCAAGTGTGGCTGAGATTCTTGCACAGTTCAAGATTCTTCCGTTTTCTGTCTTGCTAGCAAACATGTGCCCTGGAGGGTGTGAAGGAACCATCACTTCTTTCCTTGCTTCAGCTCTGTGTTTGTCATCGATAGTTAGCGGGTTTGCTGGAGTTGGGATGGCTAATGCGATCGGTGTAACGTGTAATAACTACGCAAACTTGCCTGCAGGAATCCTGATGCAGTCTTTGGCAGCTATGTTGCCTTTGTGGTTTATTCATTATGTTCCAATGTCAGAGCCTGGGTTTGAGAGAGAAGGTAAGAGAGGTTTGAGTAAGAGAAGTAGGAGGAATAGACGAGTAGGGAGAGTAGTTGGTCAGGAGATTTTCGCTTACCGTCGAGAAAGAGATGCAGAAGCACAAACATAA